A region from the Triticum aestivum cultivar Chinese Spring chromosome 3D, IWGSC CS RefSeq v2.1, whole genome shotgun sequence genome encodes:
- the LOC123073946 gene encoding uncharacterized protein, producing the protein MAGSSWMMLDRFVFHRDDEEEGSPFLDDSKAPLRASSRTSLCNKFDILFLPAKPPAISRFYMRWPDGTKSENAKGTELVAAHSDLVLFRQTSFGRLGEDGLLPIIQDHFICVASCETKPSLQLRRLPVCNKPMIFPFGEEEDKAVAEQRLFFPHTVGLIRGHGKSVEAEFAVAQLAMVSEIPGTLKMEAEVCVFRSLVSGNDGDGKWDVRKIPIGHKEDEHKELYYWSTDAVITFNSYICWINYYRGGMLAYDVLEEKPNILYLRLPIVDRPRSSAQGKAFYEVNRSVCPTMEMSKKGRNNSVLKFTDVIRSDGEPFGPLGKGSSFTIHSYTLSSLDGSWDEHVAITSEALWALNRRIGLPRDILMFPLVSMLNSNIAYFLVSESAEEENSKLSLVTIQLSTKKVLAVDPYISREEGSPSGPDADMIEEKSHLLRSFISSRFPTYLTQAPADVMRLVSRLTIEMVEEEDF; encoded by the exons ATGGCTGGATCCAGCTGGATGATGCTCGACCGCTTTGTCTTCCACAGGGATGACGAGGAAGAGGGCAGTCCCTTCCTAGACGATTCCAAGGCGCCTTTGAGGGCAAGTTCGCGCACCTCTCTTTGCAACAAGTTTGACATCCTCTTCCTCCCTGCCAAGCCCCCGGCCATCTCCCGCTTCTACATGCGGTGGCCTGATGGTACAAAGTCGGAGAATGCCAAGGGAACCGAGCTCGTGGCCGCCCACAGTGATCTGGTTCTCTTCAGGCAAACTTCTTTTGGAAGATTGGGCGAGGACGGTCTCTTACCGATCATACAAGACCACTTTATCTGTGTAGCGTCGTGTGAGACTAAGCCGTCCCTGCAGCTCAGACGGCTCCCTGTCTGCAACAAGCCAATGATCTTCCCTTTTGGAGAGGAAGAGGACAAGGCAGTGGCTGAGCAGCGTCTGTTCTTCCCGCACACTGTAGGACTCATCCGAGGCCATGGCAAAAGCGTTGAAGCGGAATTTGCAGTGGCGCAGCTGGCTATGGTCAGCGAAATACCTGGCACGCTCAAGATGGAAGCAGAAGTTTGTGTGTTCCGCTCACTTGTATCTGGTAATGATGGGGATGGCAAATGGGATGTGAGGAAGATACCAATCGGCCATAAGGAGGATGAGCATAAGGAGTTATACTATTGGTCAACTGATGCTGTCATCACATTCAACTCTTACATTTGTTGGATCAACTATTACAGAGGCGGTATGCTAGCTTATGATGTACTTGAAGAAAAGCCCAATATCTTATACCTCAGATTGCCTATTGTTGACCGTCCTAGAAGTTCAGCTCAAGGCAAAGCATTCTATGAGGTGAACCGCAGTGTGTGCCCCACGATGGAGATGAGCAAAAAGGGCAGAAATAACTCTGTTCTCAAATTCACTGATGTTATCCGCTCTGATGGGGAGCCGTTTGGGCCACTTGGGAAAGGTTCTAGTTTCACCATTCACTCCTATACTTTGTCCTCCTTAGATGGGTCATGGGATGAGCATGTGGCCATCACATCTGAAGCGCTGTGGGCTTTAAACAGACGTATAGGTCTGCCACGTGATATCCTGATGTTCCCTCTTGTGAGCATGCTGAATTCCAACATCGCATACTTTTTGGTCTCAGAGTCTGCTGAAGAAGAAAACAGCAAGCTTTCTCTGGTCACAATTCAGTTAAGTACCAAGAAAGTGCTCGCAGTTGATCCATATATTTCAAGAGAAGAAGGCAGCCCCAGTGGCCCAGATGCTGACATGATTGAGGAAAAGTCTCATCTCCTAAGGAGTTTCATTTCCTCCAGGTTCCCCACGTACTTAACACAG GCACCGGCTGACGTGATGAGGTTAGTGAGTAGACTTACGATTGAAATGGTGGAGGAAGAAGATTTCTAG
- the LOC123073947 gene encoding uncharacterized protein, with translation MAVAGSDQAAGWMMLDRFVYRRDEDGDSGFPDESTAPLRATSSTSLGRPFEVAILHAEPPAVSRLYVRWPGGTKGKYGSSTCTALMAAHRDLILFQLVSMAGDITHDHFVCIACSDPAAGPHMELKRLPLCTIPMVLPPCCEEDTEGTSSCEEDTEGTSSCEEDTEGTPCSEEDTEGTTMRRVFFPNTVGLIRGSSPGHEEEFAVAQLAMVTQIRGAYQMEAEVCVLRSRVSAPDDAGMWEVQKIPIQHKTYEFPALDNWLTDAVITFNKYICWISYYTGGILFYDIFAETPNIFYLRLPTAHRPRKMQERGFLEMKHSLCVTGVGGDLLKYTSVVRHDEKLCGPLEPRTGYTIVTDTLSITESGDVNCFHERVKIAFELWRYNTSECLPREGLMYPLVSMDNPSSVHYLISEEGDKIDKVSMVTLDMITQKVTSIVPYIKGEEDLCGQDADMVKEKSHLLTSFLPSEFPKFLNLTRDR, from the exons ATGGCCGTGGCTGGATCTGACCAGGCTGCTGGCTGGATGATGCTGGACCGCTTCGTCTACCGCAGGGACGAGGACGGCGACAGCGGCTTCCCGGACGAATCTACGGCGCCCCTCAGGGCCACCTCGTCAACCTCTCTCGGCAGGCCTTTCGAGGTCGCCATCCTGCACGCCGAGCCCCCCGCCGTCTCCCGTCTCTACGTGCGGTGGCCCGGCGGCACCAAAGGAAAATACGGCTCCAGCACCTGCACCGCGCTCATGGCCGCGCACCGTGACCTCATCCTCTTCCAGCTCGTCTCCATGGCAGGTGATATCACGCATGACCACTTCGTCTGCATAGCATGCTCGGATCCTGCAGCTGGGCCGCACATGGAGCTCAAACGGCTCCCCCTTTGCACCATACCCATGGTCTTACCTCCGTGCTGTGAGGAAGACACGGAGGGAACTTCTTCTTGTGAGGAAGACACGGAGGGAACTTCTTCTTGTGAGGAAGACACGGAGGGAACTCCATGTTCCGAGGAAGACACGGAGGGAACCACTATGCGGCGGGTGTTTTTCCCCAACACCGTAGGGCTCATTCGCGGATCATCCCCTGGCCATGAAGAAGAGTTTGCCGTCGCACAGCTGGCTATGGTCACCCAGATACGAGGCGCCTACCAGATGGAAGCTGAAGTGTGCGTACTCCGCTCACGTGTGTCGGCTCCTGACGATGCTGGCATGTGGGAGGTTCAAAAGATACCTATTCAGCATAAGACTTATGAATTCCCGGCCCTGGATAATTGGTTGACGGATGCTGTCATCACATTCAACAAATATATCTGCTGGATTTCCTACTACACAGGAGGTATTCTATTCTATGATATATTTGCAGAAACACCCAACATTTTTTATCTACGGTTACCTACCGCTCACCGTCCTAGAAAAATGCAAGAAAGAGGTTTCCTTGAGATGAAACATAGCCTCTGTGTCACCGGCGTTGGAGGTGATCTTCTCAAATACACTTCTGTTGTTCGCCATGATGAAAAACTCTGCGGCCCACTTGAACCTCGTACAGGTTATACCATCGTCACTGATACTTTGAGCATAACGGAGAGTGGTGATGTAAACTGCTTCCACGAAAGGGTAAAGATAGCTTTTGAATTGTGGCGTTACAACACCTCTGAATGTCTCCCGCGTGAAGGCCTGATGTACCCTCTTGTGAGCATGGACAACCCTAGTAGTGTGCACTATTTGATCTCTGAGGAAGGAGATAAGATTGACAAGGTTTCCATGGTTACGTTGGATATGATTACTCAGAAAGTCACTTCAATTGTTCCATATATTAAAGGAGAGGAAGACCTCTGTGGCCAAGATGCTGACATGGTTAAAGAAAAGTCACACCTTCTCACGTCCTTCCTTCCATCCGAGTTCCCCAAGTTCTTGAATCTCACAAG GGATCGCTGA